A window from Prinia subflava isolate CZ2003 ecotype Zambia chromosome Z, Cam_Psub_1.2, whole genome shotgun sequence encodes these proteins:
- the PRXL2C gene encoding LOW QUALITY PROTEIN: peroxiredoxin-like 2C (The sequence of the model RefSeq protein was modified relative to this genomic sequence to represent the inferred CDS: deleted 2 bases in 2 codons; substituted 1 base at 1 genomic stop codon), translating to MLPGYSLHPGSGXRTRSGLCRACSLSPSEPAGSSWATARLPEVAPTDGSEALRSVPGPRFLAVAHRPAPFRCSPAFPRRAPMAGPPAPPVTQQVGRARGCGRLPEQEPLREAARCLVLDADGRGVPFQALYAEQKAIVLFVRNFLCYTCKEYVEDLAKVPKAFLQESNVRLIVIGQSSYHHIKPFCSLTGYTHEMYVDPQREIYKILGMKRGEGNKVTVRSPHVKSNTFLGSIRSIWRAMTGPAFDFQGDPAQQGGALIIGPGNEVHFLHLDKNRLDHVPINTVLQLAGVKTVNFSNKPQIIDI from the exons ATGCTTCCCGGGTACAGCCTGCACCCCGGCTCTGGCTGACGGACACGCAGTGGTTTGTGCCGC GCCTGCTCGCTCTCTCCATCCGAACCCGCTGGCTCCTCCTGGGCCACGGCGCGGCTGCCCGAGGTGGCTCCCACGGACGGGAGCGAAGCGCTCCGCTCCGTCCCGGGCCCG CGCTTCCTCGCCGTCGCACACCGCCCCGCGCCTTTCCGCTGCAGCCCCGCCTTTCCTCGCCGCGCTCCCATGGCCGGGCCGCCGGCGCCGCCGGTCACGCAGCAGgtcgggcgggcgcggggctgcgggcggctCCCGGAGCAGGAGCCGCTGCGGGAGGCCGCCCGCTGCCTGGTGCTGGACGCTGACGGCAGGGGCGTCCCCTTCCAGGCCTTGTACGCGGAGCAGAAAGCGATCGTGCTCTTCGTGCGG AATTTTTTGTGTTACACCTGTAAGGAGTACGTAGAAGATCTGGCAAAAGTCCCCAAGGCATTTTTACAA GAATCAAATGTGAGGCTTATAGTTATTGGACAGTCATCATATCATCACATCAAG CCCTTTTGCAGTTTAACTGGGTATACACATGAAATGTATGTAGATCCACAAAGGGAAATTTACAAAATACTTGGCATGAAAAGAGGTGAAGGTAACAAAGTAACAG tTCGGAGCCCTCATGTGAAATCAAACACGTTTCTGGGAAGCATTAGAAGTATATGGAGAGCAATGACTGGCCCAGCTTTTGATTTTCAAGGAGAccctgctcagcagggaggAGCTTTGATTATAGGCCCAG GCAATGAAGTTCATTTTCTGCACCTTGATAAAAACAGGCTGGATCATGTTCCCATTAATACAGTTTTGCAGCTGGCAGGAGTTAAAACAGTGAATTTCTCAAACAAACCCCAGATTATTGACATATGA